One genomic window of Kaistia geumhonensis includes the following:
- a CDS encoding ABC transporter substrate-binding protein → MTVDPKFRGRPSRRSVLALLGAAPAGLALATTLPGGSARAAGGELNIYSWPDYFSTANLEGYARKSGVTPNIATYDSNETMFAKLNSPAGAGFDLVIPSSSWIRQLADKGLLQELDHSKLNLASLDQDLLNRDYDPGNKYSIPKDWGLLGVVYDPEAVGGEIVTWDDFFKAFDKPGVTGKIRLSDTGWETIGPQLWLEGKDWNTATNDEIRAAGEKVKALAKHVKSFSGLDPNAVANGAITLAQTNNGTARAIIGLNPKLKWVVPGPFSELWVDNYAIPKDAPNLDQAYDFLAYQLQPEVQLAETQYVGFPAALAGLKEKLPADTKNIDLIFGGKDLDFKKLTSFVVNPETIGTYLQVQTEIQAAAGG, encoded by the coding sequence ATGACAGTCGATCCGAAGTTCCGCGGCCGTCCAAGCCGGCGCTCCGTTCTCGCGCTGCTCGGCGCGGCGCCGGCAGGGCTCGCCCTCGCCACGACCCTGCCGGGCGGCAGCGCCCGTGCGGCCGGCGGCGAGCTCAACATCTATTCCTGGCCCGACTATTTCTCGACAGCCAATCTCGAGGGCTATGCCAGGAAGTCGGGCGTCACGCCGAACATCGCCACCTACGATTCCAACGAGACGATGTTCGCGAAGCTGAACAGCCCGGCCGGGGCCGGCTTCGACCTCGTGATCCCCTCGTCGAGCTGGATCAGGCAACTGGCCGACAAGGGGCTGTTGCAGGAGCTCGACCATTCGAAGCTGAACCTTGCCTCGCTCGACCAGGACCTGCTGAACCGCGACTACGACCCCGGCAACAAATACTCCATTCCGAAGGACTGGGGCCTGCTCGGCGTCGTCTACGACCCGGAGGCGGTCGGCGGCGAGATCGTCACCTGGGACGATTTCTTCAAGGCCTTCGACAAGCCCGGCGTTACCGGCAAGATCCGCCTCTCCGATACCGGCTGGGAGACGATCGGCCCGCAGCTCTGGCTGGAAGGCAAGGACTGGAACACGGCGACCAATGACGAGATTCGCGCCGCCGGCGAGAAGGTCAAGGCGCTGGCGAAGCATGTGAAGTCGTTCTCCGGCCTCGACCCGAACGCGGTTGCGAATGGCGCAATCACGCTGGCGCAGACCAACAACGGCACCGCGCGCGCCATCATCGGGCTCAATCCGAAGCTGAAATGGGTGGTGCCGGGTCCGTTCAGCGAGCTCTGGGTCGACAACTACGCGATCCCCAAGGACGCGCCGAACCTCGATCAGGCCTATGACTTCCTCGCCTATCAGCTTCAGCCGGAAGTCCAGCTCGCCGAGACGCAATATGTCGGCTTCCCGGCGGCGCTGGCCGGCCTCAAGGAGAAGCTCCCCGCCGACACCAAGAACATCGACCTGATCTTCGGCGGCAAGGACCTCGACTTCAAGAAGCTGACCTCGTTCGTCGTCAATCCGGAGACGATCGGCACCTATCTCCAGGTGCAGACCGAGATCCAGGCGGCGGCCGGCGGCTGA
- a CDS encoding ABC transporter ATP-binding protein, with protein sequence MPPAANPAVALDAVSKSYDGRRVVSDVSLSVARGDFLAILGPSGSGKTTVMRLIGGFETPDSGRILIDGEDVTSLPPERRRVNTVFQSYALFPHLSVLDNVAYGPRMQGLSRAERRNKAGAMLDLVRLSDAAALKPHQLSGGMQQRVALARALAADPAVLLLDEPLAALDRKLRDEMQRELRRVQSELGATFIYVTHDQEEAFGMADRLAVMREGRFVQEGPPAEVYDRPADAWVALFVGSANTVPARFVRSGQPGAFDSAHGPIAAGFADAALKPGDAALVVVRPEATRFLPAGEGAAGPNRIAARLVDSVAIGPSLRLRAVAEGGGDFESIIARSTAATPALVPGDPVLVTFDAEAARAYRDENRVSRPMAEPDVKGLRG encoded by the coding sequence GTGCCTCCCGCAGCGAACCCCGCCGTCGCCCTCGACGCCGTGAGCAAGAGCTATGACGGACGTCGTGTCGTCTCGGATGTCTCCCTATCCGTCGCGCGCGGCGATTTCCTCGCCATTCTCGGGCCATCCGGCAGCGGCAAGACGACGGTGATGCGCCTCATCGGCGGTTTCGAGACGCCGGACTCGGGGCGCATCCTCATTGACGGCGAGGACGTGACCTCGCTGCCGCCGGAGCGTCGGCGGGTCAACACCGTGTTCCAGAGCTATGCGCTGTTCCCGCATCTCTCCGTGCTCGACAATGTCGCGTATGGCCCGCGCATGCAGGGCCTCTCGCGCGCTGAGCGGCGCAACAAGGCTGGCGCCATGCTCGATCTCGTGCGCCTTTCCGATGCCGCGGCGCTGAAGCCGCACCAGCTTTCGGGCGGCATGCAGCAGCGCGTCGCGCTCGCCCGCGCGCTCGCCGCCGATCCGGCGGTGCTGCTGCTCGACGAGCCGCTCGCCGCGCTCGACCGCAAGCTTCGCGACGAGATGCAGCGCGAGCTCCGCCGCGTGCAGAGCGAGCTTGGCGCCACCTTCATCTATGTAACGCATGACCAGGAGGAGGCCTTCGGCATGGCCGATCGCCTCGCGGTCATGCGCGAGGGGCGCTTCGTGCAGGAAGGGCCGCCCGCCGAGGTCTATGACCGGCCGGCCGATGCCTGGGTGGCGCTCTTCGTCGGCAGCGCCAATACGGTCCCGGCGCGCTTCGTCCGGTCCGGGCAGCCGGGTGCCTTCGACTCGGCGCATGGTCCGATCGCCGCCGGCTTCGCCGATGCCGCGCTGAAGCCGGGCGATGCGGCTCTCGTCGTCGTGCGGCCGGAGGCGACACGCTTCCTGCCGGCAGGCGAGGGCGCAGCCGGGCCGAACCGCATCGCGGCGCGTCTCGTCGACAGCGTCGCCATCGGCCCGTCGCTGCGCCTGCGCGCCGTCGCCGAGGGCGGCGGCGATTTTGAATCGATCATCGCGCGGTCGACCGCCGCGACGCCGGCCCTGGTGCCGGGCGATCCCGTTCTCGTGACCTTCGATGCCGAAGCCGCCCGTGCCTATCGGGACGAAAACCGGGTGTCGAGACCCATGGCTGAACCAGACGTGAAAGGACTGAGAGGATGA
- a CDS encoding NAD(P)/FAD-dependent oxidoreductase, with product MVGEGRTRIVVTGGGFGGLEVVRSLPQDGVDITIIDTRNHHLFQPLLYQVATASLTTSDIAWPIRYLFRRRPEVTVLMGRVTGIDTERRCVIAEDCEPVPYDILVVATGARHSYFGHDEWEPYAPALKTLEDATTLRRRILTAFERAEAEPDPIRQRALLTFAIVGGGPTGVEIAGAVAELARDTLKHDFRHIDTTETRIVLIEAGPRLLPAFRPALSDYARAALEKLGVELVLGEAVTLCDSDGVVYGGERLAAGNIIWAAGVQASPAASWLGAPADKAGRVRVEPDLTVPGHANIFAIGDTVTIAGPDGSPVPGIAPAAKQQGRYVASVIRARLKGRAAPPPFRYRHDGSLATIGKRLAVVDFGWIALKGALAWWIWGLAHVYFLIGVRNRVMVALSWLWIYLRNQRGARLITQQKDPVEDDIL from the coding sequence ATGGTGGGGGAAGGACGGACGCGCATCGTCGTGACCGGTGGCGGCTTCGGCGGGCTGGAAGTGGTCCGCTCGCTGCCTCAGGACGGCGTCGACATCACGATCATCGACACGCGCAACCATCATCTCTTCCAGCCCCTGCTCTACCAGGTGGCGACCGCTTCGCTCACGACGTCCGACATCGCCTGGCCGATCCGCTACCTCTTCCGACGTCGCCCCGAGGTCACGGTGCTGATGGGCCGCGTCACCGGCATCGACACCGAGCGGCGCTGCGTCATCGCCGAGGACTGCGAGCCGGTGCCCTATGACATCCTGGTCGTCGCGACCGGAGCACGGCACTCCTATTTCGGCCATGACGAATGGGAGCCCTATGCGCCGGCGCTGAAGACGCTCGAGGACGCCACAACGCTCCGTCGACGCATCCTCACCGCCTTCGAGCGCGCCGAGGCCGAGCCCGATCCGATCCGCCAGCGGGCGCTGCTCACCTTCGCCATCGTCGGCGGCGGTCCGACGGGCGTGGAGATCGCCGGCGCGGTCGCCGAGTTGGCGCGGGACACGCTCAAGCACGACTTCCGTCATATCGACACCACCGAGACGCGGATCGTCCTCATCGAGGCAGGGCCGCGCCTCCTCCCCGCGTTTCGTCCTGCGCTCTCCGACTATGCGCGCGCGGCCCTCGAGAAGCTCGGCGTCGAGCTCGTCCTCGGCGAGGCGGTGACGCTGTGCGATTCCGACGGCGTCGTCTATGGCGGCGAGCGGCTCGCTGCGGGCAATATCATCTGGGCGGCCGGCGTTCAGGCCTCGCCCGCCGCATCATGGCTGGGCGCGCCGGCCGACAAGGCGGGCCGGGTCCGTGTCGAACCCGACCTGACGGTGCCGGGCCACGCCAACATCTTCGCGATCGGCGACACGGTGACGATCGCCGGACCGGACGGGTCGCCGGTCCCCGGTATCGCGCCGGCGGCGAAGCAACAGGGGCGCTATGTCGCCTCGGTCATCCGGGCCCGCCTCAAGGGGCGAGCGGCGCCGCCGCCCTTCCGCTACCGCCATGACGGCAGCCTCGCGACGATCGGCAAGCGGCTCGCGGTGGTCGATTTCGGCTGGATCGCGCTGAAGGGTGCGCTGGCCTGGTGGATCTGGGGCCTCGCGCATGTCTATTTCCTGATCGGCGTCCGCAACCGCGTGATGGTCGCGCTCAGCTGGCTGTGGATCTATCTTCGCAACCAGCGTGGCGCCCGGCTCATCACGCAGCAGAAGGACCCCGTCGAAGACGACATCCTCTAG
- a CDS encoding LssY C-terminal domain-containing protein, translating into MTIGRTILALAAAALSALPGLAAAEPFDKTLLGAPQSASKGDITVSVAVPGAKEVEGIFGLPMIEKGIQPVHIEIANKGSTPLWYMPITTDETYFSPAEVAYRFHDRLEPDRSVENAKRVEDMAIRMSVAPGATVSGFVFTHLETGLKFVTVGMLNGGNEVDFRFIVPVPGPAYAAPPLDTVGFLARQTPEEVDLPTLRARIEALPCCTTDASGSRNGDPLNLVVIGPGIDTIFPFVDRGWHLTEPLDIHSAVDTAKSFLVGTQYETSPVSPLYLFGRQQDIALQKARGSINERNHMRFWLTPLTYQGLKVWVGQISRDIGVELTDKSWYLTTHKIGPEVDFDRDYVLQDMLKAGAVAHFGYAKGVGVSTDADPRVNLTNDPYVTDGLRLVLMLTDDGGLVTGADSLEWEKLPLPAE; encoded by the coding sequence ATGACCATCGGCCGAACCATCCTCGCCCTCGCGGCGGCTGCGCTGAGCGCCTTGCCCGGCCTCGCCGCGGCGGAGCCGTTCGACAAGACGCTGCTCGGCGCGCCGCAGAGCGCGTCCAAGGGCGACATCACGGTCAGCGTCGCCGTTCCCGGCGCGAAGGAAGTGGAAGGCATCTTCGGCCTGCCGATGATCGAGAAGGGTATCCAGCCCGTCCATATCGAGATCGCCAACAAGGGGTCGACGCCGCTCTGGTACATGCCCATCACCACCGACGAGACCTACTTCTCGCCGGCCGAGGTCGCCTATCGCTTCCATGACCGGCTCGAGCCCGACAGGAGCGTCGAGAACGCCAAGCGGGTCGAGGACATGGCGATCCGCATGAGCGTCGCGCCCGGGGCAACGGTGTCGGGCTTCGTCTTCACCCATCTCGAGACCGGGCTGAAATTCGTCACGGTCGGCATGCTGAACGGGGGCAACGAGGTCGACTTCCGCTTCATCGTGCCGGTACCCGGCCCCGCCTATGCGGCGCCGCCGCTCGATACGGTCGGCTTCCTCGCGCGGCAGACGCCCGAGGAGGTCGATCTGCCCACCCTCAGGGCGCGGATCGAGGCGCTGCCCTGCTGCACCACCGACGCTTCCGGCAGCCGCAACGGCGATCCGCTCAACCTCGTCGTCATCGGTCCCGGCATCGACACGATCTTTCCATTTGTCGATCGCGGCTGGCACCTGACCGAGCCGCTCGACATCCACAGCGCCGTCGACACCGCCAAGTCGTTCCTCGTCGGCACGCAGTACGAAACCTCGCCGGTGAGCCCGCTCTATCTGTTCGGCCGCCAGCAGGACATCGCGCTCCAGAAGGCGCGCGGTTCGATCAACGAGCGCAACCATATGCGCTTCTGGCTGACGCCGCTCACCTATCAGGGGCTCAAGGTCTGGGTGGGCCAGATCAGCCGCGACATCGGCGTCGAGCTCACCGACAAGTCCTGGTACCTCACGACCCACAAGATCGGGCCCGAGGTCGATTTCGACCGCGACTATGTGCTCCAGGACATGCTGAAGGCCGGCGCGGTCGCGCATTTCGGCTATGCGAAGGGCGTCGGCGTCTCGACCGACGCTGATCCGCGCGTCAATCTCACCAACGATCCCTATGTCACCGACGGCCTCAGGCTGGTGCTGATGCTGACCGACGATGGCGGCCTCGTCACCGGGGCGGATTCCCTCGAATGGGAGAAGCTGCCGCTGCCGGCCGAGTGA
- a CDS encoding YoaK family protein, translating into MTELLTHRDGRRFGRSYRHAVRRIVAAERDGTTDAQLGLVLTFVAGAVNAGGFFYVGQYTSHMSGIVAAIADHVVLGLGSLVMIGIGALAAFTFGAAVSAILINWGRRHYVSTQYVLPIALESALLLVFGVLVGPTLPTALIQPLAIPLLCFIMGLQNATVTKISGARIRTTHVTGMVTDFGIEIGKFAYELVLRFRPASDGPAIAADRPKLALLGSLLGAFVAGGITGALGFSRIGPVFAVVMALVLAALVAPSLGDIMRHRRLLARRRQRRLHRD; encoded by the coding sequence ATGACCGAACTTCTCACCCATCGCGACGGCCGCCGCTTCGGCCGAAGCTACCGCCATGCAGTGCGCCGGATCGTCGCCGCCGAACGCGACGGCACGACCGATGCGCAGCTCGGCCTCGTGCTGACCTTCGTCGCCGGAGCGGTGAACGCGGGCGGTTTCTTCTATGTCGGGCAGTACACGTCGCACATGTCGGGCATCGTCGCGGCGATCGCCGATCACGTCGTGCTCGGCCTCGGCTCCCTCGTGATGATCGGCATCGGCGCGCTCGCCGCCTTCACCTTCGGCGCCGCGGTTTCGGCGATCCTGATCAACTGGGGGCGCCGCCATTACGTCAGCACGCAATATGTGCTGCCGATCGCGCTCGAGTCCGCTCTGCTGCTGGTGTTCGGCGTGCTGGTGGGGCCGACACTGCCGACGGCACTGATCCAGCCGCTCGCCATCCCTCTGCTCTGCTTCATCATGGGCCTGCAGAACGCGACGGTGACCAAGATCTCCGGCGCGCGCATCCGCACCACGCATGTCACGGGCATGGTCACCGATTTCGGCATCGAGATCGGCAAGTTCGCCTATGAGCTGGTGCTGCGCTTCCGGCCCGCTTCCGATGGGCCTGCCATAGCAGCCGATCGCCCGAAGCTCGCGCTGCTCGGCTCGCTGCTCGGCGCTTTCGTCGCCGGCGGCATCACGGGAGCGCTCGGCTTCAGCCGCATCGGCCCCGTTTTCGCCGTCGTCATGGCGCTGGTGCTGGCGGCGCTCGTTGCGCCGTCGCTCGGCGATATCATGCGCCACCGCCGGCTGCTCGCCCGCAGGCGGCAGCGGCGGCTGCACCGCGATTGA
- a CDS encoding glycerate kinase type-2 family protein encodes MPHHSELDDHGVLAALFNAALGAALPDGRFDAHLPEPPKGRTIVLGGGKGAARMAAAFERAWIAAGHAPPEGLVVTRYGHLEPTRFVEVVEASHPVPDAAGVVASERILAMAREAGPDDLVVFLMSGGASALMALPAAGVTLADKQAINRALLKSGAPIGAMNRVRKSLSAIKGGRLAAAAAPARTITFLISDVPGDDPGAIGSGPTIPETSDAEGALAILAEYGIAIEPRIADAIRANQVSAGAGGPVVMLATPKMALDAAADAARGMGLVPLVLGDAIEGEAREVARVLGAMALYAAAHGEPVARPGVILSGGETTVTVRGKGRGGRNAEFLLALATVIGGVAGVAAIACDTDGIDGSEDNAGAWFSSSIIAEARAAGLDPAAHLADNDGYGFFSRLGSLVVTGPTRTNVNDFRAILVR; translated from the coding sequence ATGCCGCATCATTCCGAACTCGACGATCACGGCGTCCTCGCCGCGCTGTTCAATGCCGCGCTCGGCGCGGCGCTGCCGGACGGCCGCTTCGACGCCCACCTGCCGGAGCCGCCGAAGGGCAGGACCATCGTGCTCGGCGGCGGCAAGGGCGCGGCGCGCATGGCCGCCGCCTTCGAGCGTGCCTGGATCGCGGCGGGCCATGCCCCTCCGGAAGGGCTCGTCGTCACGCGCTACGGCCACCTGGAGCCGACCCGCTTCGTCGAGGTCGTCGAGGCGTCGCATCCGGTGCCGGACGCGGCCGGTGTCGTGGCTTCGGAGCGGATCCTCGCAATGGCCCGCGAGGCGGGCCCGGACGATCTCGTCGTGTTCCTGATGTCTGGCGGCGCCTCGGCGTTGATGGCGTTGCCGGCTGCCGGGGTCACGCTGGCCGACAAGCAGGCGATCAACCGCGCGCTGTTGAAGAGCGGCGCGCCGATCGGCGCCATGAACCGCGTGCGCAAGTCGCTCTCCGCCATCAAGGGCGGCCGCCTTGCGGCCGCGGCGGCGCCGGCGCGCACGATCACTTTTCTCATCTCCGACGTGCCGGGCGACGATCCGGGCGCCATCGGCTCCGGGCCGACCATTCCCGAGACCTCCGACGCCGAGGGCGCGCTGGCGATCCTCGCCGAATACGGGATCGCGATCGAGCCGCGCATCGCCGACGCCATCCGGGCGAACCAGGTTTCGGCAGGCGCCGGCGGACCGGTCGTCATGCTTGCGACGCCGAAAATGGCGCTGGATGCGGCGGCCGACGCGGCACGCGGCATGGGCCTCGTGCCGCTGGTGCTCGGCGACGCGATCGAGGGCGAGGCGCGCGAGGTGGCGCGGGTGCTCGGCGCCATGGCGCTCTATGCGGCGGCGCATGGCGAGCCCGTGGCGCGGCCGGGCGTGATCCTTTCCGGCGGCGAGACCACGGTGACGGTGCGCGGCAAGGGTCGTGGCGGCCGCAATGCCGAGTTCCTGCTGGCGCTGGCGACGGTGATCGGCGGGGTGGCGGGCGTTGCCGCCATCGCCTGCGACACGGACGGCATCGACGGCTCGGAGGACAATGCAGGGGCGTGGTTCTCGTCTTCCATTATCGCCGAGGCGCGGGCCGCCGGCCTCGATCCGGCCGCTCATCTCGCCGACAATGACGGCTATGGGTTCTTCTCGCGCCTCGGCAGCCTCGTGGTGACCGGCCCGACGCGGACGAATGTCAACGATTTCCGGGCTATCTTGGTCCGCTGA